TCGGGGCGTGTCCGTGTCAAGGTGGCCCGGATCGGGAATCGCACGGTGGTCCGTCCAGTGGCGGAACTGGGCGACGTGTTGAATTTTACGGTCTCTGCGGACGGACTGATGGTGAAACCGCCGGCCGGCGTGTCCAAAGCACGCAGTGCAAGCGGCAAGGTCACGGTACAACTGCTGCGGGACCGCCGGGCCGTGGAAAACGAAATCGCGGTGGCCGGCTGCGACCCGTCGATTTTTCTGGTTGGGGAGCATCTACGAAAACGTCAGGAGCAGGCGACCCTCGTGGGATGGACAATGGGCAGTGCGGCGGCAGTGGAGGCGCTGCTGCGGCACGAGGTGCACATCGCTGGCGTGCATGTCGTGGATGCGAAATCAGGCGAGAGCAATCTGCCGTACCTGCGCCAGCATCTCAACAAAAAAGACTACACGGTCGTGACCTTCGCCACCTGGGAACAGGGGCTGCTGGTGCGACATGGCAATCCCAAGCGCATCCGGCGCGTAACCGAGCTGGCCCGCAAGCAGGTGACGCTCGTCAATCGCGAAGAGGGATCCGGTGCACGCCTGCTCCTCGATCGTCAACTAGTAGCCGCGGGTGTGAAGTCTGCGCAGGTCAGGGGCTATGCCGCATTAGCCGGTTCGCATCTGGAAGTCGCGCGGACGGTTGCCGAGGGGCGCGCCGATGTGGGCATCGGGGTGCGATCGGCGGCGACACCGTTTGGACTCGAGTTCATTCCCTTGCAGGAGGAGCGGTATGACCTGGTCATGCCGACGGCCTATCTATCAGCGCATCGTGGGCTGGCGGTGCTACTGGATGCGATCGTGAGCCGGCCGTTTCGGACGGAAATCGAAGCGCTGGGGGGATACGGCACGCGGGACACGGGAAAGATTCAGGCGCTGTGACGGGGTGGCAGAGCATCACTGGTGCCGTGGTTAGTGTGTGCCTGCTCTCGCTAGCACCGGCCAGCGCGTTTGAGTGGACGCCAACCGATGAGGAGATCCGAAAGTATCGCTCGAGTTGGAATCCACTTTCAGAGGGGCCACTGTTGATTCAATCCGTGGATATCCATCCAAAGGGGCAGTTGTCCATACGGCCCTTTCTGTTTTCCCAGATCAGCGAAAAACAATACGGAAACAAGCTGTCGCTCCCGGACAACCGGACGAGCGGGACGGCGCATACTTATTCGGTGTCGCCGCTGGCGGTGTTGACCTATGGCGTGTCGGATCACTTTGAAGTAGGAGTGGCCACATCGCTACAAAGCTTCTGGACCAAGGATTCGTCTGCGTTCAACCAGGGGCGGGGTGGCCCGTGGAACACGGACACCGGGATGGGCGATTTTTCAGTGCAGATGAAGTATCGGCCGCTCGTGCAGGATCCGGACACTTCGCGCCCATCGATCACGCTCTACCAGCAGCTCGTGCTCCCGACCAGCCGGTGGGTGACCGGCACGGAACGTCCGCCGGGCGGCTTTGCACCTTTGGGGCGCCTGCCGGCCACGCGTTTTGGCGAGTTAAGTCTGACGGAAGGAGTGACCTTCCGAAAAAACGTCCGCCCATTTCGTGTGAGCGGAGGCGTGTTTTACAGTTACGCCACACCGGGGAGCGACGCCGGGCAGACGACTTATGTCGGTGACACGATCAATACGCGCCTATCATTCGAACATTTCCTCGACGACGAAAAAGGCTTTGCCTACAACCTTGAATTCACCACTGTGCATACCGCCACCTGGCGAGCTGACGGGCATACCGTGAACAAGGGATCGCTGCATGGTTCAACGGTCATTGGTATCGAGCCAGCCATTCAGTGGCGGCTGTCCGACTCGTGGGTGGCCGCGGCCGGGGTGCTTGTGACGGTTGCCGGACAAAACACGGCCGATGCTATCTACCCGAATTTCGCCTTCCGGTGGTTCTGGAATCAGGGCAACAAAGCCATCATGCCCTAGCGGGGTTCCGTATGAAGTCGCTCATAGCCAGTATCGTGTGTGCCGTGGCCTGCTGGACCGGATCGGCCCAGGCGGGTGAAATCACCGTGGCGGCGGCGGCTGACTTGAGTTTCGCCTTGAAGGAGGCGGCGGCCGTCTTTGAGCGGCAGAGCGGGATACACGTAAAACTCTCACTGGGCTCGTCGGGCAATTTTTATTCGCAGATTCAGAATGGCGCCCCTTTCGATCTGTTTTTGTCCGCCGACGTCCGCTATCCGCAGATGCTGGCGGAGGGAGGCTTGACGCTGCCGGGCACGCTGCATCGCTATGCGATCGGGCGGCTGGTTCTCTGGGTGCCGCATCGCACGGGGCTGCCGTCTCCGGAGGGGGGGCTACCGATTCTGACGGATAGCGCGATTCGAAAGATCGCTATTGCCAATCCCAAGCACGCGCCCTACGGGCGCGCGGTGGTGGAGGCGTTGCAACACGAAGGACTCTACGAGGCGGTGAAAGATAAGCTGGTACTGGGTGAAAACATTTCGCAAGCAGCGCAGTTTGTGCATTCCGGCGCAGCCGATGTGGGCTTGATCGCACTGTCATTGGCCATGGCCCCGGCGATGCAGCGTGCCGGCCGGTATTGGGAAGTTCCGCAGACAGCCCATGCGACTCTCGAGCAGGGGGCGGTGGTGCTCAAGAATGGGG
This DNA window, taken from Nitrospira sp., encodes the following:
- the modA gene encoding molybdate ABC transporter substrate-binding protein produces the protein MKSLIASIVCAVACWTGSAQAGEITVAAAADLSFALKEAAAVFERQSGIHVKLSLGSSGNFYSQIQNGAPFDLFLSADVRYPQMLAEGGLTLPGTLHRYAIGRLVLWVPHRTGLPSPEGGLPILTDSAIRKIAIANPKHAPYGRAVVEALQHEGLYEAVKDKLVLGENISQAAQFVHSGAADVGLIALSLAMAPAMQRAGRYWEVPQTAHATLEQGAVVLKNGANRDGAQALLAFLKSPDGQAIFRRYGFIVPGAAKP
- a CDS encoding XRE family transcriptional regulator; its protein translation is SGRVRVKVARIGNRTVVRPVAELGDVLNFTVSADGLMVKPPAGVSKARSASGKVTVQLLRDRRAVENEIAVAGCDPSIFLVGEHLRKRQEQATLVGWTMGSAAAVEALLRHEVHIAGVHVVDAKSGESNLPYLRQHLNKKDYTVVTFATWEQGLLVRHGNPKRIRRVTELARKQVTLVNREEGSGARLLLDRQLVAAGVKSAQVRGYAALAGSHLEVARTVAEGRADVGIGVRSAATPFGLEFIPLQEERYDLVMPTAYLSAHRGLAVLLDAIVSRPFRTEIEALGGYGTRDTGKIQAL